The following DNA comes from Synechococcus sp. CC9616.
TCGTTCCTGCCAGAAAGGGATCTTTGAGTAGATCCGGCAGTGGCAGGTTTTGAGTCAGTGCTGCTGGTTCTGGGGACGATGGCTGGGATGTTGGTGGTTCTGGCGATTTCTCTGATGTTTGCGGAGCTTCAGCCCAGCTCAGTCCCTGTTGCGCCAGCTCCGCCAGCGTGTCGTGGGGCTGACTGTCGAGCACCAGTTGAAAGTACTGGGCGGCTGTTTCTGGCTGGCCCAGTCCGTACAGGTCGATGTTGCCCAGCAACAGCGCCACAAAAGCTCTCCAGCCGATGACCGCGGCCTGCGTTTCAGAGTCTTTAGGAGCCGCATCGAGCTCATTAAGTAGATCTGTGGCGATCTCGTGCGCATCGGCGTGACGCGCTTCTGCGAAGGCCTGCTCGGCATCCTGATAGCGCTGTTGGAATTCGCCGTCCACGACTTAGGGCTGCCTTGAACCTGTTGTATCGCTCTTCAGGGTTTGTCGAGGGGTGAATTGGACCCCTGTGCTTGATGACGTTCACCACCACCAAGACCAAAGCCGGTATGAACAGCTTGCAGAGCTGCGACGCCGTCCTCTTCCGAGACCACGCAGCTCGTGCGGATTTCACTGGTGGCGATCAAGGCGATGTTGATGTCGGCATCCGCAAGGGCCCGGAACATCCGGCCGGCTGTTCCAGCGGTTGCGGGCATTCCAGCCCCCACAGCGCTGACGCGGGCAATTCCGGAGCTTTCATCGAGAGCAGCTCCGGGCCATTGGGCGAGCAGTGGTGCAAGCACCACATCCGCACGTGCCCTGTCGTCCCGCCGCAGGATGAAACTGATGTCTCGGGAGCCATCACCGTGCTGGCGCTCCGATTGCACGATCGCATCGAGGCTGATGCTGGCGTCAGCAAGGGCTGAACACAGTGCAGCTGCGGTACCAGGTCGATCCGGAACATGGCTCACGCTCAGTTGGGCTTGATCGCGATCCAGAGCCACACCACGAACCTCCGGCTCGCCTTCTCCTTCCACGGCTGGATTCAACTGCACCTGGTTGTCTGTTACATCAAAGGCTTCCTGCACGGCTTGAAGTGCATTGCGGCCGGCATTAGAGGCGATCACACAGCTCACTTTCACCTCGCTGGTGGCGATTAGGCGCAGGTTGATGCCCTGCTGTGAGAGACAGGAAAACAGCTTGGCTGCGATGCCTGGGCGGCCCATGATCCCAGCACCGCGGATGCTGAGTTTGGTCATGCCGCCCTCTGCGGCCAGTTCACCGCCGAGATCATCCAGCAGGCTCCCGGATACCTTGCGCGCCTGGTCGAGATCTTGTTCTGCGACAGTGAAGGTGATGGCATTGCTGCTGCCGTCGTGAGTGGACTGGATGATCAGATCCACGTTGATATCAGCAGATGAGAGTGCTTCAAACAGTCGCGCTGCAACACCTGGCTGATCGGGGATGTGCGACAACGCCAGCACGGCTTGTCCATCCACCTGCTCGACACCGTCCACAGGACTGCACAGCTCCAAGCCATCGCGTCCGATGCTGCGGCTGCTGCGGCTGGTGAGTCGCGTGCCCGGCTCATCGCTCCAGCTGGAGCGCACCACCAGATTCACGCCGTAGTTACGTGCGATCTCCACCGCCCGGGGATGCAGTACGGAGGCGCCCAGGCTGGCCAGTTCGAGCATTTCGTCACAGCTGATCGTTGGCATCAGCTGGGCGTCCACCACTTTGCGGGGGTCGGTGCTGAGTACACCGGGGACATCGGTGTAAATCTCGCAGGCGTCGGCACCGAGGGCTGCCGCCAGGGCGACGGCGGACGTGTCTGAGCCACCGCGACCGAGGGTGGTGATCTCGGCGATGCCACCGCTGCCGCAGCTGGTTCCCTGGAAACCGGCGACCACCACCACCTGCCCTTCACGCAGCCGTGCCATCACCCGGTCTGTTCGGATCTCAAGGATGCGGGCCCGCCCATGGGTGGACTCCGTCACGATTCCTACCTGGGGTCCGGTCATTGAGGTTGCGCTAACTCCCTCGGCATGGAGAGCCATCGCCAGCAGAGCGATCGACACCTGCTCACCGGAGGCCAGCAGCATGTCCATCTCCCGTTGGGGAGGTTCGCTGTTGAGACTGGCGGCTAGACCGGTGAGTTCATCGGTGGTGTGCCCCATGGCGGAGACTACGACGACTACCTCGTCGCCGTCCTCACGACTGCGGGCAATGCGCTGAGCCACAGCTTTGATCCGTTCGCTGCTGCCAACGGAGGTGCCCCCGAATTTCTGCACCAACAGGGCCATGCGCCGCGCTTCACCAACGCTGGATTTTCTCATCAGTTGGCGGTTTGCAGCTCAACATCTGCCAGCCCAA
Coding sequences within:
- a CDS encoding aspartate kinase, coding for MALLVQKFGGTSVGSSERIKAVAQRIARSREDGDEVVVVVSAMGHTTDELTGLAASLNSEPPQREMDMLLASGEQVSIALLAMALHAEGVSATSMTGPQVGIVTESTHGRARILEIRTDRVMARLREGQVVVVAGFQGTSCGSGGIAEITTLGRGGSDTSAVALAAALGADACEIYTDVPGVLSTDPRKVVDAQLMPTISCDEMLELASLGASVLHPRAVEIARNYGVNLVVRSSWSDEPGTRLTSRSSRSIGRDGLELCSPVDGVEQVDGQAVLALSHIPDQPGVAARLFEALSSADINVDLIIQSTHDGSSNAITFTVAEQDLDQARKVSGSLLDDLGGELAAEGGMTKLSIRGAGIMGRPGIAAKLFSCLSQQGINLRLIATSEVKVSCVIASNAGRNALQAVQEAFDVTDNQVQLNPAVEGEGEPEVRGVALDRDQAQLSVSHVPDRPGTAAALCSALADASISLDAIVQSERQHGDGSRDISFILRRDDRARADVVLAPLLAQWPGAALDESSGIARVSAVGAGMPATAGTAGRMFRALADADINIALIATSEIRTSCVVSEEDGVAALQAVHTGFGLGGGERHQAQGSNSPLDKP